A window of Gloeocapsopsis sp. IPPAS B-1203 contains these coding sequences:
- a CDS encoding biotin--[acetyl-CoA-carboxylase] ligase, which yields MNQQQLEAILTAVDREALQRYSIHLYKSVSSTNTILWQLLSQGAKPATVAIAQQQTAGRGQWGRQWTSGEGGLYLSYAIAPQIDAVRSYQLTMSSAWGIATALRDRGIPVTLKWPNDLILCGRKLGGILTETKICEGKITQAVIGVGINWANSVPKTGINLRSFVMHQTETAITSLEMLAAATILGITAGCEAGSEILPAYEQLLTSIGRTVTINGHSGIIIGVAVNGNLRVRLDQDSTEVLLPVGAIRLGYEETKETDF from the coding sequence TTGAATCAGCAACAGTTGGAAGCAATTTTAACAGCTGTCGATCGAGAAGCATTGCAGCGCTATTCTATACATCTCTACAAATCTGTTTCCTCAACAAACACAATTTTATGGCAACTGTTGAGCCAGGGAGCTAAACCAGCTACAGTTGCGATCGCACAACAGCAAACTGCAGGACGAGGACAATGGGGGCGCCAATGGACTTCTGGAGAAGGAGGGTTATATCTTTCTTATGCGATCGCCCCTCAAATTGATGCTGTTCGCAGCTATCAATTGACAATGAGTAGCGCTTGGGGAATTGCGACTGCTTTACGCGATCGCGGTATTCCTGTCACCTTGAAGTGGCCTAATGATTTGATTTTATGTGGACGCAAACTTGGTGGAATTTTAACTGAAACTAAAATTTGTGAGGGAAAAATCACTCAAGCTGTTATCGGCGTTGGCATTAATTGGGCTAACTCTGTTCCCAAAACAGGAATAAATTTGCGCTCATTTGTGATGCATCAAACCGAAACAGCCATAACTTCTTTAGAAATGCTTGCAGCAGCAACAATTTTGGGAATAACAGCCGGATGCGAAGCAGGAAGTGAAATCCTCCCAGCCTACGAACAACTCCTGACAAGTATAGGTCGTACTGTTACGATTAATGGGCACTCAGGAATTATCATTGGCGTCGCTGTCAATGGCAACTTGCGAGTGCGTCTAGACCAAGATAGTACAGAAGTCTTGTTGCCAGTCGGGGCAATTCGATTAGGTTATGAGGAAACCAAGGAAACCGATTTTTAA